ccgaaacgacgtcgttttgatgttagtggacgcggatgcgaatgacttcagggaattcattgtctataatacacaaaattcttgtctagaatacacagaatgacttgagtgaatacacagaatattggcacaactacacagaaatcatcctcctaacattcgaatacacaaaacacgtcacaacctatgtttaagtacctctaatatgaatacatagaattatagtctacaatacacagaatatgaaaacaccaaatataCAAACACATCACCACTGTatttaagtaccactaacatgaataaACAAAAtcgttgtctagaatacacagaatgacttgagggaattgaatacacagaatattgatacaactacacagaaattatcctcctaacattcgaatacacaaaacacgtcacaactacctctaacatgaatacatagaatcgtagtctacaatacacagaatgtcttcaaagaatacacagaatattaacacaaatacacagaccggGCGAAACACGAAAcattatttccaaaaaaaaaaaattaattaaaatgaccaaaacgacgttgttttgatatAGAATgcataatgcattgtgcacctGGTCCACGATACTTTTGGAGTGTGCACTTGCAAATTGCAATACAGTGTTACTTTCTGTTTCAATGGGAAAAAAGGATGGTTAaggtattttaatttattataatatttaagaaGTGGTGGTGGGACGTACTGTTGTCTCCCAACATCACGGGGCATGCACGCGTCCAAGTGCCTAAccccctttttcctttatttttaagGGTGAATATTCTCTCGGAAGAATGTTATTCCCTTTCCCTCCAACATTTTctctctctgttttttttttattttttttttattttttttgagtttttgctCAAAAGTATCCCTCCAACCAACCGTCAGAAGACTAACCTTTCGTTTCAACCGTCAGCATATTAAATAGTAAAGAACGCAAATTATGATGTGGACCCACCTGGGTCCACAAACTACgtctttttgtcttttttttttttttaaattagtaaacatattgctgaatatagagttgtccaaaaatgtgtgaatgtagaggtttcaaagtgtgaatgtagagtatagaaatcgtgaatgtagacttatgattgtgtgaatgtagagttgcccagaaatgtgtgaacgtgggggtttcaaattgtgaatatagagtatagaaatcttgaatgtagagttatgcatgtgtggatttgtaacagagttaagaagttctagcaacttgtagccctgtcatgtgtgaatgtgaagttctcaagttgtggaTATGGAGTAtatgacctgtgaatatagagttttgaatgtgtgaatgcataacagtggtaatatagtcactaaacatataatcctgtaatgtgtgaatgtggagtttacaaattgtgaatgtagagtatagtgtatgtgaatgtagagtttatgttccacatttcaggccaatatgtttagtaaaaaaaaaaagtaaaaagaaaaagaaaatggtgtggtggacctgggtccacgacaTAACTATTCTGGCCAAATGGTTTGTTCCATTCACGTAGATTTGTTTTTTCTCCTTATTGGGCCAAATGTGctttattattcttgaactgaGATGTGACAATTCATTGTTCACAGCAATACTACTATACTAGTGGACTATGAAATTGGAGGAGCATAGGATTGGCAAATTAATGATTTAATGTGTTGACCACGGTTTAAAATAATGCATTATGacgttaaaaaaatatattgctctatatatgtgttagaataatgaatattctgagataaaataatgtattttataagttagaataatgtgctttatatgtgttagaataatgatatttttagggtatgataatgtattttatatgttagaataatgtactttatgtgttagaataatatatttagaaaaaattttaatttatgcctttcataatatatcaattatcaatgtcgcccctgaattattagtggtataaATGTTGCCCTCAATTATTAGTGGTATAAATATTGCCCTCAATaatgacatattatggaggggtataaattacattaataattcaagttagaataatgtataatatactttgtgttagaataatgaaatttttggataagataatgtattttatgagttagaataatataatttaggtgttaaaataatgtattttacgaGTTAGAATAAGAAATTACTTGGTGTACTCCCATTTtatactctcaaattttacttcATCTTACTAGTTTTTGATGTAGACAATTTTTTGTGGACCTACtacatgatgaaaataacaaATTCTTATTTGCCACATCAAAAATtagaatttgaaaatatacataGTAAAACtcgttaaaataatatactttaatttatgtatttatagaccatggtccaaacaACCCCGAGCAATAATAATTGGTATGGGAAGTGAATAGCTTCTGCTCAAAAGCCACAAAATTAGGAGCAAATTGAATAAAAGTTGACTATATACTTGTAACAACTAATTATATCTCCCATTCAAAACCATCATCtcgtatgaaaaaaataatataatcagCACTCTATCCCTTAATCTAATCAACTTATGCGAACATGAATTAGTCTAAATATTATACTGACTTAAAAGGTGACTTATACAGTTAGGGGCCGGTCTATTTAGGACACCTTTCAATCCTTATACAATGGACCCCctggtgcatatatatatgtcttatgttatgagtttttgtgtcttgtattatgaaattctgCTTTATAAACTCTGtatctgaaacaaattagtaattgtatcttatgttatgaatttatgtgtcttgtgttgtgaaattctgtgcctaagaacacaaattttgtacctaaatcagatttgaaaaataaataaatataaaacatgtgtatgtgttatgtgttgtgatttttttatgtCCTTGTGCTATGGAGTTTTATACgttacgagtatgaattttgtatttcGTCATTTTGATCTAGGGTCTATAACATTATGTGGacggtccatgatataaattgccgatactttttttttttaaatttttttaaaaactaattatAACCCAAATAACGACAAACTCATTAAacagaaagaaacaagaaagacGACCAAACAAACATAGGTTGCCGACAGTTCTTTTTTCTAACATTTTGAAAGCTAACTCCATCTCACaggtttttatctttttttaagAAGAATTCTTTATATGAGTTTATTGTGTAAAGGGAAAAAAGCTGAATTGGAATAGAGATTCTCTATATTGAAATAATTCTCGTAAAGATAACAATTTTTTACTCTGTATATAAGTttattgaacgcacacatgCCTCTACGTAAAATTAGATTATACATATATTGAATATGTTTGACCAATCTTAATATATAAGAAGAAAAAGTTATGTAATAGGAAATGCTAGACAATTATGTTGTCTCAAATTAAAGGACTAGATATACAATTACAACAAGTGACGAATTGGTAACTCAAAGAGTCAAAGGTAATCTCTGATTCATTGAATCATTGTTATTAGCAACCTTTAAATGAGCTTAGCTTGTTTGTTCTTCCGAAGAACACCTACCTATATGTTGAACTGTATCTtcctaaaaggttgaatccccaacacTAAGGCTCCCCACGTCCCGACCTGACTAATCATCTGtatgatgtaaatcatggtatgTAGCTCAGTTGAACATAGAGGTTAGACATTTAATTTGCTTACTGTGTATAAACCCAAACTTCACTCATGTGATCAACTAAACTGTCCATGAGAGTTAAAATTACCGCCACTAAAAAAATATCATGACCAATGTAAATAGCCCTTGAAAGCCaagtcattttatttttgtgcttTTGTGATAAGCATCGGAATTCTTATTATGTTCAAACATCATGGATTAACATTAATATTTCAATGAACCATTCTATTCTTTTGATACAGTAAGTTCAGAACTAACATCGATCTCAACCAAATACCAAATCATATTTAACACTAACACTTCAATGAATCTCACAATCCAGTAATACACTCTCACTTCAGAACCATTGTTTtgatacaataataatagttcAACCAACCAACCAGCCAACATTTTATATTATGAAAGATGAACTCCAACATAAACTCAAAGAACCCAAAGAAACAACATTGTAATAACACCAAGCTGCATATGAGACACACCACAACTTCAGGCAGCCAGGATGCATTTCTGGGAATGAGCCAATGCATCATTGTAACTTGTATATGATTCCCTTCAAGAAACATAAACGGAAAAGCTAAAATTCTTTGCAAAtatccaaaataaaaatgtctaaATGAGATGGTAGCTTGGTTTTGATGTTCCATTGGTAATTTGGTATGCATACCTTGGTTAAATCAGATTTCCTCAAACACAAAGTTATCAATTGCATACTCAGTCCTTTTTTCTGAGCTTTTATTTGTTGGCAGCTcaatctaataaaaaaataaaataaaaaatcagaaaaattaagaaaacaaatagGAGAGGAAGgagtgatttaaaaaaaaattgattattctcaaaaaaaataaaaaattgattaatagaATCAAAAGACACATAAACTATCTATcaaaattcataattcataaataggAATTAGAGAGAGACCTTAGTTACATCACGAACAACAAGTCCTTCATATCCCAAGTCTCGTTGCATTTGTTGGATCTCCATTGCAGAAGTCACAAGAGAAGAACAACAATTGTCTAGCTCAATTAATCGGAATGTATAAACTTCCTCAAAATTATTTGGAAGTTTTTCCAAGTCCAAGCAATATCTTAGAACTAGACGCTCCAAAACTGGGAAATGATTTGCATTTGCATTCCAATGTTCGAGATCAGAGCGCTCAATAACAAAGAACCTTAGTTGTAGAAACTCCCCATCCCTTGGTGTCCACTTTGGGCCACAAACAGCAAAATCTTTCAATTTGAGTAAATCAAGGTTGGGTAACTTGCCAATAATGTCCATATCTTCCCATGAAAGATACGTATTACTAAGGGTCAACTGCTTGAGGTTTGATGGAAAACAATTTGGGAGATTAAACCGCTCCACCCTTCCCATTTTAACCTTTAACTTCTCAAGCTGATGTAACTGAGCAAGGCTGTCAAGAGCATTAGGCAATACTTCACCTTCAATGTAGATCCCCAACTCCTTCAGGTTTGGAGCTTTTGTAAAGTTTGTTGTTCTTGAGTCTCGGCTGGTAACTTTGAACCATGAAAGAGTTTGTAAGTTTTCTTGAACCAAAATTGGGAGATAAGATGACGATCCCTTATCAAAGCGCACATGCCTTAGCCATGGCAAATCCAAAACATCACATGGCAGTTGCAATTGATACTCTTTTGTCCACGATGAGAGAATGAGAGTTTGCAAACTTTGGAGCTTAAACAATTGAGAGTCATTACAAACAGAACCTATAGTTCGTAAAGCTAAATATCTTAAATGAACCAAATTTACAATCTCACTAGGCATGCCATGCCAACATTTTATTAGTGATAAGTCCAATACTCTTAACAACTTCAAAGATGAGAATATCGACCAACACTTTGCAAGATATAAATTTTCATCAAAGTAGAAAAGGGAACGAGTTTTAAGTGAAGAGTGAGTGAAATAAATTGTAGGAATTGACAAGTAATCATTTCGACAACTTACCCAACGATGACCTTCAGGAAACTTATCATATTCCGTCCTACAAGCCACCATAATGTCCTCCTGAAGTGCTTTTGTAACGCAAAATTGATGTAATAAATCATGAAGCATACATGATTTGATCTTTCTATCCAAACTCCTCTGGTAAACTTGAACTAGCCTTCTATTGATAAGATCACACAAATAATCCATAGCTATCTCTTCTAAACTCTTCTTCTTGTCCATCTCTGGATTTACAAATCCTTCAGCTACCCATAACTTTATCAACTTTTTCACACGAATTTTGGTATTCTTAGGAAAGACTCCGAAATAAAGAAAACAAGGTTTTAGGTGTGTAGGCAAATAGTTGCAGCAAACTTCAAGTGTGGAATACACTATTGTTGTACAATCCTTGAATGATGAAATGGTGAACAGAATATCCTCCCACTGCTTTGGTGAGTTGTTGAGTGTGGCTAGAAGTCCACCAATCAAAACAATTCCTAGTGGCATTCCCATACATTTCTCAGCAATGCGTCTCCCTATAATCTCAAACTCGAGGGGTAATTTTCCATTAGACGTTGCAGTTTTGCTTAATAATTTCCAGCTTTCTTCTGGATTCAGACTACGTGTTTCGAAAATCCACATATCTGAGCTGCTAGCAAATTTAGCCACACTCATATCTCGAGTAGTTATC
This region of Ipomoea triloba cultivar NCNSP0323 chromosome 15, ASM357664v1 genomic DNA includes:
- the LOC116007276 gene encoding putative late blight resistance protein homolog R1A-4, whose protein sequence is MDYVFVSSILGIVEQLQLLLLLQKPPHNNNLPDDAQIILSTLKDKLHFLQAYLDKPKPKFTSDPDREAVKRLDEEIRDVAMKAEDEIESKLGEIYQVQGEGVAVKEACEDLHRSLQQLVKDFECVEVQIRDLQMRHTFDDASSSSSCLQLENVRDGVSSSSSNYELENTMIGIEGDVEKIKDMLLIQSSSSTQLQIVSIVGMSGTGKTTLAKKVYEDPSIVSHFDIQAWTVESPQHGLRDLLIDILSCIVSLTKEEISKQNDKRRLAEQLRKLLMGQRYFIVIDDSWSLTAVQILSRYFPRNNNGSRVLITTRDMSVAKFASSSDMWIFETRSLNPEESWKLLSKTATSNGKLPLEFEIIGRRIAEKCMGMPLGIVLIGGLLATLNNSPKQWEDILFTISSFKDCTTIVYSTLEVCCNYLPTHLKPCFLYFGVFPKNTKIRVKKLIKLWVAEGFVNPEMDKKKSLEEIAMDYLCDLINRRLVQVYQRSLDRKIKSCMLHDLLHQFCVTKALQEDIMVACRTEYDKFPEGHRWVSCRNDYLSIPTIYFTHSSLKTRSLFYFDENLYLAKCWSIFSSLKLLRVLDLSLIKCWHGMPSEIVNLVHLRYLALRTIGSVCNDSQLFKLQSLQTLILSSWTKEYQLQLPCDVLDLPWLRHVRFDKGSSSYLPILVQENLQTLSWFKVTSRDSRTTNFTKAPNLKELGIYIEGEVLPNALDSLAQLHQLEKLKVKMGRVERFNLPNCFPSNLKQLTLSNTYLSWEDMDIIGKLPNLDLLKLKDFAVCGPKWTPRDGEFLQLRFFVIERSDLEHWNANANHFPVLERLVLRYCLDLEKLPNNFEEVYTFRLIELDNCCSSLVTSAMEIQQMQRDLGYEGLVVRDVTKIELPTNKSSEKRTEYAIDNFVFEEI